The Triticum aestivum cultivar Chinese Spring chromosome 3A, IWGSC CS RefSeq v2.1, whole genome shotgun sequence genome includes a region encoding these proteins:
- the LOC100682489 gene encoding acyl transferase 5 — MAAPTVAKSPPELVPPAGPTPGGVLPLSSIDKTAAVRVSVDFIQVFPPSSDRGGDDQVASMRQGFARALVPYYPVAGRIAEPSPGDLVVDCTGEGVWFVEATASCSLADVNGLERPLLIPKAELIPRPPPEEKLEDLILMAQVTKFTCGGFAVGICFSHLVFDGQGAAQFLQAAGELARGFPAPSVAPVWDRETIPDPPKLPRGPPPSFTAFSFVTQVVEISPESILRIKDEFKAATGETCSTFDAVTAVVFKCRALAVELADAAEVRLGFAASTRHLLQGVLPSVDGYYGNCVYPVGITRSSKTIREAPLPEVVGVMREAKEALKVRFTDWMHGGAKDDHYNVPLDYGTVTVSDWSRVGFNEVDYGFGEPGYVFTLNDDVNIVASVIYLKPPAPKRGIRLMLRCVEEPHAAVFADELAKYA; from the exons ATGGCCGCGCCCACCGTCGCCAAGTCGCCGCCGGAGCTCGTCCCTCCGGCGGGGCCCACCCCGGGCGGCGTGCTCCCGCTCTCCTCTATCGACAAGACCGCCGCCGTCCGCGTCTCGGTCGACTTCATCCAGGTCTTCCCCCCGTCCTCCGACCGGGGCGGCGACGACCAGGTGGCCTCGATGCGCCAAGGGTTCGCGAGGGCGCTGGTGCCCTACTATCCGGTAGCCGGTCGCATCGCGGAGCCCTCCCCGGGCGACCTCGTGGTGGACTGTACCGGCGAGGGCGTCTGGTTCGTGGAGGCCACGGCGAGCTGCTCGCTCGCCGACGTCAACGGCCTCGAGCGCCCGCTGCTCATCCCCAAGGCGGAGCTTATCCCCCGCCCTCCCCCCGAGGAGAAGCTCGAGGACCTCATCCTCATGGCGCAG GTCACGAAATTCACCTGCGGTGGATTCGCCGTGGGGATCTGCTTCAGCCACCTGGTGTTCGACGGGCAGGGCGCCGCGCAGTTCCTGCAAGCGGCAGGCGAGCTGGCCCGGGGGTTCCCGGCGCCATCAGTGGCTCCCGTGTGGGACCGCGAAACGATCCCGGACCCACCCAAGCTGCCGCGCGGTCCGCCGCCGTCATTCACGGCGTTCAGCTTCGTGACACAGGTGGTCGAGATCTCGCCGGAGAGCATCCTGCGAATCAAGGACGAGTTCAAGGCCGCCACGGGGGAGACCTGCTCCACCTTCGACGCGGTGACGGCCGTGGTCTTCAAGTGCCGTGCGCTGGCGGTGGAGCTCGCCGACGCCGCTGAAGTCCGCCTTGGCTTCGCCGCCAGCACGCGGCACCTCCTTCAGGGCGTGCTGCCGTCAGTGGATGGCTACTATGGCAACTGCGTGTACCCGGTCGGGATCACCCGGAGCAGCAAGACCATCCGGGAGGCACCACTGCCCGAAGTGGTCGGCGTAATGCGAGAGGCCAAGGAGGCGCTTAAGGTGAGGTTCACGGACTGGATGCACGGCGGCGCCAAGGATGACCACTACAACGTGCCGCTGGATTACGGCACCGTGACGGTGTCGGACTGGAGCCGCGTTGGCTTCAACGAGGTGGACTACGGCTTCGGCGAGCCTGGATATGTGTTCACGCTCAACGACGACGTCAACATCGTTGCGTCGGTGATCTACCTCAAgcccccggcgcccaagcgcgggaTCCGGCTCATGCTCCGCTGTGTGGAGGAGCCACACGCCGCTGTGTTCGCCGACGAGCTTGCCAAGTACGCTTAG